The DNA region CACAAGTTCTTAATGTTGCTTCTGGGGGTACTCTTTATAGGGACATAACGAAAGAGCTTTCGAAAAAATGTGAAAGTAATTTTGTGATGCATATAAACTATAACGATTATGATGGTCATAGACATGCTATTAAGGTTGTTAAAAACACACCTTTGTTTGATTGGTTTAAGGATTCTTTGTTGGAAAAGGATGAGATTTTGGTTAATAGTTATCATCATCAAGGAGTTAAGAAGTTGgctcaaggttttgttccaatGGCTTTTGCTAATGATGGTTTAATTGAAGGGTTTTATGATCCTTATGGTTATAATCCTAATGAGGGTAGGTTTATTATGGGTTTGCAATTTCATCCTGAGCGTATGAGAAAACCTAACTCAGAAGATTTTGATTACAATGGATGCACATTTGTTTACAAGGTATGCAATGTTAGttaattatataattttattCACATTAGTCTTAattttgatgaaatttgattaTATGAAAAATATGTAGGAATTTGTGAAGGCAGTGGTTGCTTATCAGAAAATAACATCAGTGCCAAAAGCTATGAAACTAAACAAGGAAACGAAGAACAAAAGGAAAATTATTATGAGAAGCTTTTCGGTTACGAAAACGGGTCGTGGGAAATGTTCTTTCAAAGAATCCGAACTTGAAGTTGGAGCCGAATATCTCAAGGTAACAAGTTATATTGACATTTTTTGTCATGATAATCCTATTTGTGATCTCTGATAATCTTTAATATTTTGATGATTTATTAGTTGATACAGAGTCTAAATGAGTATGAGTTGTTATATTTTTgaatttaaattaattatttaatttttgtttgtAGGCTATTTTGATATAATCTTTATTATATTAAATgttaaataaaatataattagaAAATATTGTGATAAATAGAAATTTCCACCGACATATTTTCATTTTGCACTATCTAATTATAGAAATTATTGTGAGGTGTATATAACAAACACCATTTATTTGAATTTTTACACATGTAGTCAAAAACGGCTTTAAGTGTTGTACAAGAGAATCGGTTGAAGCAAATGGAAGAAACAGTTAGGAATGCAAAGTCATATGTTGAGAGATTGAAGCTAAATGAGGAAAGAGAAAAAAAGGCAAAAAATGTAATGGAGAAAATGTCAATTGAGCAATTATCTGACCTACTTTCTTTCTACCATACTATGGGGCACATTTGTTCTCAAATATTGGAAACAAAGTTACATGATGTTGTCAATGACAATAGTTAGTTAGTTTATGTGTTATGCTTTTATTATGTTGTGGAATTCAAATGTATCTTGGGTGGTATGTTAACAATGTGTATTTGAATTTCCTTTTGTTCATATTTCAACTTTTTTTTACTTCTCATGTACTTTTCCCCCTCTCTTAAAAGTTATATGGATGTTGAGTTTTATAGAATGCCAAACTTAGTCATTTATAAAATTGATTTGTAATTTATCAATTTTTCTAAATTTTAGTTGATTTTTTAAATAACAAACTATGCATACAACCAAATGTCAGATAAAAAGAAATTGAAAAGAATACGGGGAGCACAAAAAAGTATTCAACAATTAGAAATTTTAGaccaaataaaaaataaaaaaaataaaaataaaaagataaaagaaaaaaaaagaaaaataatcaCAACGGTCACCAAATAACATACCCAAAACATCATCGACAAAAAGCAAGATAAATAGTTTAAGATGTTTTAGTTGAGAACCGAGAAGAAGTAGTGGGGCTTGAGAAAATTTGGGAGTTTCGAGAAATGGAAATCCCAAAATTGGAGAGGGCACCAATCACCTAGTAGTTTAAAAATAATTGATCACTTATTAGAAAAAAATTGTGAACCGAAGGAAAGTGTCGTAACAAGCTTAGTAAGTGCTAACTTAGGATTCGAGTGGCAGAAATGTCGAATTGCACTTATACAATAAGTCAAGGGTAAGGATGCATATAACCCAAACGTCTAAAATCCACAGAAGAATTAGTTTGTCATgtttaataatatttttaaatgaTTTGATGTCCTTTGTCAAGGATCATAAATTTTTTCCAAGATAAGTACAAAACCCAATTTTAGAATGGGCGACATGTGGATATCAACCATAAAGGATCTATAGGAATTTTGTGTAAGACCCGGTCTTAGTATCAATTGGTAGAATAAATATGGATTCTAGTGTAGGTTTAGCCAAAATTCGTTACCATTTTTCTTAATCTCATAAAAAAAGTCACGACAACCACCAATCAACAAATCCAAAATACTACTAACCAGAGAGACGAGGCAAAGAAACACATCCAGCAAGAAAATATCATAAAAATGGAGAATACGAAAAAGATGCTTAAAACTGGATAAGACAACAAACTTCACACACCCGTCGTCCTCTCATGCAAGACATCTGATCCTTCACTCAATCATTATGAGAGAAGAAGATATCCATAAAACCACCACAAAGAGCGTAAACTAAGAGGATAGAGAAATATTATCAACATATAAAATATTAGAGATAATAATTGCATCCATCGTCTGTCGATCCTACAAAGAAGTATTACATTGAAGGTAAAAAACTTCTCAATCTCATCACAT from Lathyrus oleraceus cultivar Zhongwan6 chromosome 1, CAAS_Psat_ZW6_1.0, whole genome shotgun sequence includes:
- the LOC127118885 gene encoding putative glutamine amidotransferase GAT1_2.1; amino-acid sequence: MSLILPRVLIVSRRTIRKNKFVDFVGEYHLDLIVANGAVPVIVPRVSGIHKLLKSFEPIHGVLLCEGEDIDPSWYEQQDNTTTCALSHEELQEIKNLHSSDTTIDKEKDSIELTLAKLCLERNIPYLGICRGSQVLNVASGGTLYRDITKELSKKCESNFVMHINYNDYDGHRHAIKVVKNTPLFDWFKDSLLEKDEILVNSYHHQGVKKLAQGFVPMAFANDGLIEGFYDPYGYNPNEGRFIMGLQFHPERMRKPNSEDFDYNGCTFVYKEFVKAVVAYQKITSVPKAMKLNKETKNKRKIIMRSFSVTKTGRGKCSFKESELEVGAEYLKSKTALSVVQENRLKQMEETVRNAKSYVERLKLNEEREKKAKNVMEKMSIEQLSDLLSFYHTMGHICSQILETKLHDVVNDNS